A window of Deltaproteobacteria bacterium contains these coding sequences:
- a CDS encoding glycosyltransferase, which translates to MHVAHIMASGEPGGGATYLVGLLPELAKLEVQSCLITQPNSVLAELARTQEFKVYGLDLMTSRLDITIAKQLASTIAEIGPTLVHAHGTRAAFYCALASIHKYCPVVYTAHGISFRDTQPLPKNLLMKAVEWFSMRKLAALASVSEQDLEALSQLHSNSATPKAYIPNAVSGELFKPGNKAEARKRINLPEKAFIVGTVSRLVEQKAVHLLLDAATEVEGAHIVIVGDGPLEAQLRKLAHSTGIQCHFLGSRNDVPEILPSFDVFVLSSLWEGEPLSLLESMACGIPVIASDTPGACSILKNENSGLLFSRGSKQDLAALLLRLRDNPELRRVLSLGAIAAASERTLTRTAQQTVAVYQEGLVP; encoded by the coding sequence ATGCACGTAGCTCATATCATGGCATCTGGTGAACCGGGAGGTGGGGCAACTTACCTTGTCGGACTTTTGCCTGAACTTGCGAAGCTAGAGGTCCAGTCATGCCTAATTACGCAGCCTAATTCAGTATTGGCCGAGTTGGCGCGCACCCAAGAATTTAAGGTTTACGGCCTAGACCTAATGACCAGTCGGCTAGACATCACAATAGCCAAGCAGCTCGCTTCGACGATTGCTGAAATTGGACCAACCCTTGTTCATGCGCACGGCACCCGTGCCGCATTCTATTGCGCATTGGCATCCATTCATAAATATTGCCCCGTGGTTTACACCGCCCACGGAATCTCATTTCGGGATACTCAACCCTTGCCGAAAAATCTTCTAATGAAAGCCGTTGAATGGTTTTCTATGAGAAAGCTTGCCGCTCTTGCTTCAGTCTCGGAACAAGACCTGGAAGCCTTATCGCAATTGCACTCGAATTCGGCGACACCTAAGGCCTATATCCCGAATGCCGTCAGCGGCGAGTTGTTCAAGCCGGGCAACAAGGCCGAAGCGCGTAAAAGAATTAACCTGCCAGAGAAAGCGTTTATTGTAGGGACGGTAAGCCGGCTGGTCGAACAAAAGGCTGTGCACCTGTTATTGGATGCCGCTACGGAAGTGGAAGGCGCCCATATTGTAATTGTCGGCGACGGACCGCTCGAGGCTCAGCTGCGAAAACTGGCTCATTCGACGGGTATTCAGTGCCACTTCCTTGGAAGCCGTAACGATGTCCCCGAAATTCTACCTTCGTTCGACGTATTCGTATTGAGTAGTTTATGGGAAGGGGAGCCTCTGAGTCTCCTTGAATCCATGGCGTGTGGCATACCTGTCATTGCGTCCGACACACCCGGCGCATGCTCGATACTTAAAAACGAAAACTCAGGCCTTTTGTTTAGCCGTGGCTCAAAACAAGATCTGGCTGCCTTACTCTTACGCCTAAGAGACAATCCTGAGCTAAGAAGAGTGCTTTCCCTTGGAGCCATTGCAGCCGCCTCTGAGCGAACTTTAACGAGGACGGCGCAACAAACGGTCGCAGTTTATCAAGAAGGGCTAGTGCCCTGA
- a CDS encoding C40 family peptidase, with translation MNGIVITLAIQAALAWSLDHPIENLDQLKCVTQTQQVDDPLYELKLNQGTRHWVGLLWRPDTLRLTPRSRAPSADTLLDTARGFLGTPYVWGGVGRRGLDCSGFVNAVYARHGYDLPRVSRDQFRVGVKTPRSRLAPGDLLFFVTQPGTKKITHVGMYVGDNEFIHAARGKGKVTYDRLTSRYYSARFAGARRFLSLKPGRFSDKIGRYRKGRLYGSAKAGGVDPVLLELGLADPSMGEPDVLDSIGLSESGDTLREHAGEQKPMQLSSGFIKGTITGVGPSLVATEETSIGVRLGGGHMAGSYAFVIAPEFTYFGHDNALALNIGVPLHIPVANYEGTFSEVFKAGWDKPRDYTKLIRGIKFGQKESNLYVELSRTLSGSLGHGQLMRFFTPNVGSAFLPEYTLEADALSLAFDGYLGFGGFELFIDDLIVPRVFGGLFFLRPSVLAGTDNALLKRLSLALTYAGDVGAPMADTAVAQESFGSVHGIGFDAEFKFYKSGSLDMKAYADVSGLLYTGGSSAGGALGLLVRSNIESTSTHILRGRLEFRISEPSFIPSYFDTTYKLGRLAAPSDTMQDTAPETKLDLLNELESDPSRWGFYTELTYHLFRRFSVMASYEDSGTFGDALQTYSGRNFMVTARVQDVYWPKTTKTMDFYLAYHLRNIDSAKGLFTLDKRNEFIFAAASMRVSRFVEVSATVRKGVNESDPYSRGALDAMLGLAFRYEL, from the coding sequence ATGAATGGTATTGTCATAACCCTGGCCATCCAGGCAGCGCTGGCTTGGAGCCTCGACCATCCTATCGAGAATCTTGATCAGCTTAAATGCGTCACACAAACCCAGCAAGTTGACGATCCTCTTTACGAACTCAAGCTGAATCAAGGCACGCGTCACTGGGTTGGTCTCTTGTGGCGGCCTGACACCCTTCGGCTCACCCCGCGCTCAAGGGCGCCATCCGCAGACACTTTGCTCGATACGGCCCGGGGCTTTCTCGGAACACCCTACGTTTGGGGCGGAGTGGGCCGGCGTGGCCTCGACTGTAGCGGGTTTGTTAACGCCGTCTATGCTCGCCACGGGTACGATTTACCCAGAGTTTCGCGGGATCAATTTCGAGTCGGTGTAAAAACTCCACGTAGCCGCTTAGCGCCTGGTGACTTGCTCTTCTTCGTGACCCAACCTGGGACTAAAAAGATTACGCATGTTGGCATGTATGTGGGCGATAACGAGTTTATCCACGCCGCACGGGGTAAAGGGAAAGTCACCTACGACCGTTTAACATCAAGGTACTACAGCGCACGGTTTGCGGGAGCACGACGTTTTCTTAGCTTAAAGCCCGGGCGCTTCAGCGATAAAATCGGGCGCTACCGAAAAGGCAGGCTCTACGGTTCTGCTAAAGCAGGCGGAGTGGACCCCGTTTTGCTTGAACTCGGGCTTGCTGACCCAAGCATGGGCGAACCGGATGTTCTCGACTCAATAGGCCTAAGCGAGTCGGGCGATACCCTCAGGGAACATGCCGGTGAACAGAAGCCGATGCAGCTTTCAAGTGGTTTCATTAAGGGCACCATCACAGGCGTCGGGCCATCGCTGGTGGCAACCGAGGAAACCTCGATAGGTGTGCGGCTCGGCGGCGGACACATGGCCGGCAGTTATGCTTTTGTCATTGCGCCAGAATTCACCTACTTTGGTCACGACAACGCCTTGGCCCTCAATATAGGGGTGCCGCTCCATATTCCTGTGGCAAATTATGAGGGCACGTTTTCCGAGGTCTTCAAGGCCGGCTGGGACAAGCCTCGAGACTACACAAAACTCATTCGAGGCATAAAGTTTGGCCAAAAAGAATCAAATCTTTACGTCGAGCTAAGTCGAACGTTATCGGGCAGCCTCGGTCACGGCCAGCTGATGAGGTTCTTTACCCCTAATGTTGGGTCTGCTTTTTTACCTGAGTACACGTTGGAGGCAGATGCCTTATCGTTGGCCTTCGATGGGTATCTCGGCTTTGGCGGCTTTGAACTATTTATAGATGACCTCATCGTGCCGAGGGTGTTTGGCGGCTTGTTCTTCTTGAGGCCGTCGGTTCTGGCCGGCACAGACAACGCTCTGCTCAAAAGACTGTCCCTGGCGCTTACTTATGCTGGAGATGTTGGGGCGCCTATGGCCGACACAGCAGTTGCTCAGGAGTCCTTCGGTAGTGTCCACGGAATCGGCTTTGATGCAGAATTCAAATTCTACAAGAGCGGGTCTTTGGACATGAAGGCTTACGCTGACGTATCCGGACTGCTTTATACGGGAGGATCGAGCGCAGGCGGAGCTCTCGGATTACTTGTTCGCTCAAACATTGAAAGTACATCCACCCATATCCTGCGTGGGCGCCTTGAGTTTCGAATCAGTGAACCATCTTTTATCCCATCCTATTTTGACACGACTTACAAACTTGGTCGATTGGCTGCACCCTCAGACACCATGCAGGACACTGCTCCTGAGACCAAGCTGGATTTACTCAACGAGCTTGAGTCGGACCCATCCAGGTGGGGGTTCTACACGGAGCTAACATACCACCTGTTTAGGCGGTTCAGCGTTATGGCCTCCTACGAGGACTCCGGGACATTTGGAGATGCCTTGCAAACCTACTCCGGCCGAAACTTCATGGTGACCGCCCGAGTGCAGGATGTTTACTGGCCCAAAACCACCAAGACGATGGACTTCTATCTCGCGTACCACCTTCGCAATATAGACAGCGCTAAGGGCCTCTTTACGCTCGATAAGCGCAATGAATTCATCTTTGCCGCTGCATCTATGCGGGTCAGCAGGTTCGTCGAGGTTTCGGCTACTGTTCGCAAAGGCGTCAATGAGTCCGACCCGTATTCCCGTGGTGCTCTCGATGCGATGCTTGGCTTAGCGTTTAGGTACGAACTCTAA
- a CDS encoding glycosyltransferase, with the protein MRVALVHDWLVAHRGGEAVLLELARLFPEAPIYTLVLDRPKIHLELQQRDIRTSYIQRLPGSPVSFRRYLPIFPHAIEQFDLTSFDLVVSTSHCVAKGIITGKAQHLSYVHTPMRYIWDQRKQYQPKGLLGTIMRPAFEATAAALRVWDRASAERPDRIIANSNFVAERIRQSWGREAGTVYPPVDTKFFTPGAQARKDYLAVVGAQVGYKNTALAVELATREGLDLKVVGTGPAVNALKKHAGPTVSFVGHVSNEDLREVYREAKGLLFCGVEDFGIVPAEAISCGCPVVAFAAGGALETVGGNVSQPVGVLFSEPTIISLGQAVAKLDTHWSQGVFDSALMQGYAKRFSREAFCSSIKQEIQTLLSTSVH; encoded by the coding sequence ATGAGGGTTGCGCTGGTCCACGATTGGCTGGTCGCCCATAGAGGCGGTGAAGCAGTGTTGCTGGAGCTTGCCCGACTCTTTCCTGAGGCACCTATTTACACACTGGTCCTGGACAGGCCCAAGATCCATCTCGAATTGCAACAAAGAGATATTCGGACGAGCTACATCCAGCGCTTGCCGGGATCCCCGGTCAGCTTCCGGCGCTATCTACCAATCTTTCCTCATGCCATTGAACAATTCGACCTCACGTCTTTTGACCTTGTGGTTTCAACCAGCCATTGCGTCGCCAAGGGCATCATCACCGGTAAGGCTCAGCACTTAAGTTATGTGCATACGCCTATGCGCTACATCTGGGACCAGCGAAAACAATACCAACCCAAGGGCCTCCTTGGCACCATCATGAGACCGGCTTTTGAAGCTACGGCTGCGGCTCTTAGGGTTTGGGATAGGGCCAGCGCCGAGCGTCCCGACCGTATTATCGCAAACTCAAACTTCGTAGCGGAGAGAATCAGGCAGTCATGGGGCAGGGAAGCGGGTACAGTTTACCCTCCCGTGGACACGAAGTTCTTCACACCCGGCGCCCAAGCGCGAAAGGACTATCTCGCCGTCGTGGGGGCGCAAGTTGGCTATAAAAACACAGCGCTCGCGGTTGAACTGGCCACCCGAGAAGGCTTGGATTTAAAAGTTGTTGGCACTGGCCCCGCGGTGAATGCTCTCAAGAAGCACGCAGGGCCAACCGTTTCTTTCGTCGGTCACGTTAGCAATGAGGATCTTCGGGAAGTTTACCGTGAAGCGAAAGGTCTTCTCTTTTGCGGAGTAGAGGATTTCGGCATTGTACCCGCTGAGGCGATCTCATGCGGTTGCCCCGTAGTCGCCTTTGCCGCCGGCGGTGCATTGGAGACCGTTGGAGGTAATGTGAGCCAACCCGTGGGCGTCCTATTCTCCGAGCCTACAATAATTTCGCTCGGGCAAGCCGTGGCCAAGCTCGACACCCACTGGAGTCAGGGGGTTTTTGATTCGGCCCTAATGCAGGGGTACGCGAAGAGATTTTCCCGAGAGGCTTTCTGCAGCTCTATAAAGCAGGAAATCCAAACATTACTGAGCACTTCCGTTCACTAG
- a CDS encoding undecaprenyl-phosphate glucose phosphotransferase, with protein MLKRYPRTFELFQVINDATAVAGAFVLAYSLRFSLPDLIPYETISDPRETIWVGCFSVSTWVLFAYLGQFYVSHRAKSLASEIFEIFKTSLYSFFAVVTLTYFIRDVRYSRLVISFWLMFSFIGVSASRTALRLVLRRIRRKGYNLRHVIIVGTGTLATDAIRLIQGQPQLGVRVKGLVREKAGPRRRALDEITQLTATTLEGVPVLGDLTELSTMVEETGADQVLIALPIEQLGVMPEIMASMTQHTVDVRLIPDIYQHATLCGSIEDFGGVPVINLQETPQVGWNKVLKRLFDFSLTAAGVALILPIFGFIASLVKLTSRGPVFYSQERVGFDGRRFQMYKFRTMRQDAESDGATMAVSGDPRCTSVGRILRKTSLDELPQLWNVLRGEMSLVGPRPERPCFVEDLKREIPRYALRHKMKAGMTGWAQVHGMRGNTSIHKRVELDLYYIENWSVRLDIVILLRTIFGGFLSPNAY; from the coding sequence ATGCTGAAACGATACCCACGAACTTTCGAGCTATTCCAGGTGATTAACGATGCCACGGCGGTGGCAGGCGCTTTTGTATTGGCGTACTCACTCCGTTTCTCACTTCCAGACCTGATTCCCTATGAGACCATTTCAGATCCTCGCGAAACCATCTGGGTCGGCTGCTTCTCGGTTAGCACCTGGGTTCTTTTCGCGTATCTTGGCCAATTCTACGTTAGTCATCGTGCAAAGAGCCTAGCGTCTGAGATTTTTGAGATATTCAAAACCTCGCTTTACTCGTTTTTCGCGGTCGTCACGCTAACGTATTTTATACGAGATGTTCGGTATTCACGATTAGTTATAAGCTTTTGGCTTATGTTTTCGTTTATAGGCGTGTCCGCCAGCCGAACGGCTTTACGGCTTGTCCTAAGACGGATCCGCCGAAAAGGTTACAATCTGCGCCACGTCATCATTGTTGGGACTGGCACACTTGCAACCGATGCTATCCGGCTGATCCAGGGACAGCCTCAGCTGGGCGTTCGCGTAAAGGGGCTGGTTCGAGAAAAGGCCGGTCCACGCCGACGCGCATTGGACGAGATTACCCAATTAACCGCAACCACCTTAGAAGGCGTACCGGTACTCGGAGACCTTACGGAACTCTCAACGATGGTTGAAGAAACTGGAGCGGACCAGGTTCTGATAGCGCTGCCCATCGAGCAGCTCGGTGTAATGCCCGAGATCATGGCCTCTATGACTCAGCACACTGTTGATGTTCGCCTGATTCCAGACATTTACCAACACGCGACCCTTTGTGGAAGTATCGAGGATTTTGGTGGCGTACCGGTTATTAATCTTCAAGAGACGCCGCAGGTGGGCTGGAATAAAGTACTCAAGCGGCTCTTCGACTTCTCGCTGACTGCAGCCGGCGTCGCACTTATATTGCCAATATTTGGCTTCATCGCATCGCTCGTAAAGCTCACATCTCGTGGACCAGTCTTCTATTCGCAAGAGCGCGTCGGGTTCGACGGTCGCCGTTTCCAGATGTACAAATTTCGAACCATGCGCCAAGACGCTGAGAGTGACGGCGCAACCATGGCGGTGAGCGGAGATCCACGGTGTACAAGTGTCGGCCGGATACTCCGAAAAACGTCCCTCGACGAGCTGCCGCAGCTCTGGAATGTGCTTCGAGGCGAGATGAGCTTGGTTGGCCCTCGACCCGAAAGGCCGTGCTTTGTCGAGGATTTAAAGCGAGAAATTCCGAGGTACGCCTTGCGACATAAGATGAAAGCAGGCATGACCGGCTGGGCTCAGGTGCACGGGATGCGAGGCAACACCAGTATCCACAAAAGGGTTGAACTGGATCTCTATTATATTGAGAACTGGTCGGTCCGGTTGGATATCGTTATCTTGTTAAGAACAATTTTTGGTGGCTTCCTTTCTCCCAATGCGTACTGA
- a CDS encoding DegT/DnrJ/EryC1/StrS family aminotransferase, whose protein sequence is MSEPVPFLDLPTQHAPLADDMTKMFAHAVATGGFIGGANVATFQDQFASFCEVKHCLGVANGTDAIMLALRALNIGPGDEVVVPAQTFIATAEAVSMVGAKPVLVDVTPDSHTLDPVALEKLESKAIKAVIPVHLYGQPADMTAIMAVADKRGWAVVEDCAQAHGAAIEGRKVGSFGAFGCFSFYPGKNLGALGDGGALVSNDEELLEKARLVANHGRTTRTDHMVAGVNSRLDSIQAGALSIKLPHLRGWNDARIQAAEWYLEALAGIESLVTPTVVSGRRHVFHLFVIQVPARDSLMAELKANKIGCGLHYPTPIHLHPAYGDLGHGVGSFPHSERVASHGLSLPMFPGMTQVQVKQVASVIAAHMKEQS, encoded by the coding sequence ATGTCTGAACCTGTTCCATTTCTCGACCTACCTACACAACATGCTCCGCTAGCGGATGACATGACTAAAATGTTTGCCCATGCGGTTGCCACCGGTGGCTTTATCGGCGGCGCAAACGTTGCCACCTTTCAAGACCAATTTGCATCATTTTGCGAGGTTAAGCATTGCCTAGGCGTAGCCAATGGCACGGATGCCATCATGCTCGCTCTTCGGGCCCTAAACATTGGACCGGGCGATGAAGTTGTCGTTCCTGCTCAGACCTTCATTGCAACGGCTGAGGCAGTATCCATGGTCGGCGCGAAGCCCGTCCTGGTTGACGTCACACCTGACAGTCACACCCTGGATCCCGTGGCGCTCGAGAAACTGGAATCCAAGGCTATCAAGGCTGTTATCCCGGTTCATCTTTATGGCCAACCTGCAGACATGACTGCCATTATGGCGGTCGCCGACAAACGCGGTTGGGCTGTCGTTGAAGATTGCGCACAAGCACATGGCGCGGCAATCGAAGGACGCAAAGTTGGTAGCTTCGGTGCATTCGGCTGCTTTTCATTTTACCCAGGCAAAAACCTCGGAGCGTTGGGCGACGGCGGGGCACTGGTGAGCAATGATGAAGAGCTTCTGGAGAAGGCAAGGCTGGTCGCCAATCACGGCCGCACCACACGAACAGACCACATGGTTGCTGGCGTAAACAGTCGCCTGGACTCCATTCAGGCTGGTGCATTGAGCATTAAGCTGCCCCACCTACGGGGATGGAATGATGCCAGGATCCAAGCGGCCGAGTGGTACCTAGAAGCCTTGGCTGGAATCGAGAGCCTCGTAACGCCTACGGTTGTATCGGGTCGACGGCATGTCTTTCATCTCTTTGTGATTCAGGTGCCAGCCCGGGACAGCCTTATGGCTGAACTCAAAGCGAACAAGATTGGTTGCGGCCTTCATTACCCGACACCTATTCATCTTCATCCCGCTTACGGAGATCTTGGTCACGGTGTTGGTTCATTTCCTCACTCGGAACGTGTTGCTAGTCACGGACTAAGCTTGCCAATGTTTCCAGGAATGACCCAAGTTCAAGTTAAGCAAGTCGCAAGTGTAATTGCCGCCCACATGAAGGAACAGTCATGA
- a CDS encoding Gfo/Idh/MocA family oxidoreductase: protein MSKYSVAVVGAGYWGPNLIRNFAANALCRELWVCERDAERLEKIKSRFPGIRATQSFEQVLESDVDALVLATPVGTHYQLAMKAMEAGKHVFVEKPMASSVKEAEALVDMAAKKGLTLMVGHTFEYSPPVRKISSLISSGDLGDVFFVSSMRVNLGLHQKDVSVIWDLAPHDFSILFSWIGEEPKCITATGGTFVQKGIPDVAFISTTFESGIVAHIEVSWLAPSKLRRTTVVGSKKMVVYDDTESIEKVKIFDRGVQYKDPETFGEFQLSYRTGDILIPKLDQFEPLGLEATEFLTSIQNKTAPLSDGLSGLRVVRALEAAQTSLDNGGAPVNL from the coding sequence ATGAGTAAGTACTCTGTAGCAGTCGTTGGAGCCGGGTATTGGGGCCCAAACCTTATTCGAAACTTCGCAGCAAATGCTCTTTGCCGTGAACTTTGGGTTTGCGAGAGGGATGCTGAACGACTTGAGAAAATCAAATCACGCTTCCCCGGCATTCGTGCGACTCAAAGCTTCGAGCAGGTACTTGAGTCTGACGTTGACGCATTGGTTTTGGCCACGCCCGTAGGCACCCACTATCAGCTCGCTATGAAAGCCATGGAAGCCGGTAAGCACGTTTTTGTAGAGAAGCCGATGGCATCCTCTGTGAAGGAGGCTGAAGCACTGGTCGACATGGCTGCAAAAAAAGGCCTTACCCTCATGGTTGGCCACACCTTCGAATACAGCCCACCAGTCCGAAAGATTTCAAGCTTGATTAGTTCGGGCGATTTGGGTGACGTGTTTTTCGTTTCAAGTATGCGTGTCAACTTGGGGCTCCACCAAAAAGACGTCTCGGTTATCTGGGACTTGGCGCCACACGATTTCTCAATTCTGTTTTCATGGATTGGCGAAGAGCCTAAATGCATCACCGCTACGGGTGGAACATTTGTTCAAAAAGGTATCCCCGACGTGGCATTTATCTCGACGACTTTCGAATCAGGGATTGTAGCGCACATCGAAGTCAGCTGGTTAGCACCATCCAAGCTTCGCCGAACAACCGTGGTTGGGTCCAAGAAAATGGTCGTCTATGATGACACCGAATCCATTGAAAAGGTCAAAATATTCGACCGGGGTGTCCAATATAAAGACCCTGAAACTTTTGGTGAATTTCAGCTATCTTATCGAACGGGTGACATCCTGATTCCTAAACTCGATCAGTTCGAGCCGCTTGGGTTGGAAGCCACAGAGTTTCTAACTTCGATTCAGAATAAGACAGCACCATTGTCTGACGGGCTCAGCGGCCTAAGAGTTGTTCGCGCGTTAGAGGCTGCACAAACCAGCCTTGATAACGGTGGCGCTCCGGTAAACCTTTAG
- a CDS encoding sugar transferase translates to MSRRHSSSWPAVVLVLIDLMGFFAAIHLAIWLRYSIFVGAFIKQGPPPWPEILDVLPFVAVSWIAVNASVGSYRQGLGALDEFSSLLRATILTFLGVLSAHFFYREASYSRAMIGFLIPLLLFVSLASRLVLRMLRRRALTKFGGTLRVLVVGEDPTAQGLIQGMIRLGDQYKVIGSLSVGPRKTQGILPVLGEFEDLEEVCQRENIDTLVIAERELGEDKVLSSIEVCLRNQVAWNMVPRVHELLVDRARVDLVDGIPLVGMRRTNIVGFNWMLKRALDIVASSVLLLVGSPLMIGVAIAIRISSKGPIFYVQERVGYRGQLFPFIKFRSMHLNNDNAIHRDYTRQWITENKAHTEGGEAKEAVHKIIDDPRIFKVGKFIRRYSVDELPQLFNVFRGDMSLIGPRPALAYEVEVYSEWHRRRFEAPPGITGLWQVSGRNRLSFEQMVELDIEYLENWTLGTDLRILIRTVSVVLFEKAY, encoded by the coding sequence GTGAGTCGCCGTCATTCATCATCTTGGCCAGCCGTTGTACTGGTGCTTATCGATCTGATGGGTTTCTTTGCGGCTATCCATCTAGCGATCTGGCTCCGATATTCCATATTTGTTGGAGCATTTATCAAGCAAGGCCCACCACCTTGGCCTGAAATATTGGACGTTCTACCATTCGTAGCCGTCTCCTGGATTGCTGTAAACGCGAGTGTTGGCAGTTATCGTCAGGGCCTAGGAGCCCTCGATGAGTTCAGCAGCCTTTTACGAGCCACCATTCTGACCTTTCTCGGCGTATTAAGCGCACACTTCTTTTACAGGGAAGCCAGTTATTCAAGGGCCATGATTGGCTTCTTGATACCACTTTTACTTTTCGTCTCACTGGCATCTCGTCTCGTCTTGCGAATGCTCCGTCGCCGTGCACTCACAAAATTCGGAGGCACCCTAAGAGTACTTGTGGTTGGAGAAGACCCTACTGCCCAAGGCTTGATTCAAGGCATGATACGCCTTGGAGACCAGTATAAAGTGATAGGATCACTTAGCGTAGGGCCCAGAAAAACCCAGGGCATACTTCCTGTTCTCGGCGAATTCGAGGATTTAGAAGAAGTTTGCCAACGTGAAAACATCGACACACTTGTTATCGCCGAACGCGAACTAGGTGAAGACAAGGTTCTGAGTTCCATAGAGGTTTGCCTGCGAAACCAAGTGGCATGGAACATGGTCCCAAGAGTTCACGAGCTTTTGGTCGACCGAGCCCGAGTAGACCTCGTTGACGGTATCCCACTTGTGGGAATGCGCCGAACCAATATCGTTGGTTTCAACTGGATGCTTAAGCGCGCGTTGGACATCGTCGCATCATCTGTCCTGCTTCTTGTTGGTTCGCCGCTCATGATAGGCGTGGCCATCGCCATTAGGATCAGCTCGAAAGGACCAATTTTCTACGTTCAAGAACGGGTTGGGTACCGCGGCCAACTTTTTCCATTCATAAAGTTTCGTTCGATGCATCTAAATAACGATAATGCCATCCATCGAGACTACACGAGACAATGGATCACAGAAAACAAGGCACACACCGAGGGCGGGGAAGCGAAAGAAGCTGTTCATAAAATCATCGACGACCCTCGAATCTTCAAGGTCGGGAAATTCATTCGCCGATACTCAGTCGACGAACTTCCGCAGCTATTCAATGTTTTTCGCGGAGACATGAGCTTAATCGGACCACGTCCAGCATTGGCTTATGAAGTTGAAGTATACAGCGAATGGCACCGACGGCGCTTTGAGGCTCCGCCAGGAATTACCGGCCTTTGGCAGGTCTCTGGACGAAACCGGCTCTCGTTTGAGCAGATGGTCGAGCTGGATATTGAGTATCTGGAAAACTGGACACTGGGCACAGACCTAAGAATTCTTATCCGTACCGTTAGCGTCGTTCTGTTTGAAAAAGCCTATTGA
- a CDS encoding glycosyltransferase family 2 protein, giving the protein MNAEHQSTTSVDLSIVIPSWNEAHRLPETLRRIHAFQKFIGTAFEVIVADDGSSDETCQAAVSSCPGLRVKVLSADRRRGPGYAVKRGVLAAKGHYILISDADGPVPFEDTMILWDALRAGADFAAGSRVIDPRSVLQAQPYHRIIMGKVWRRVTQAIVPTGIKDTQCGFKLMKRQCAHSVFEALESNGFGFHVEALFLAHQQGFKVEEHPVRWKDVGGSKVNLIKDPVVMLGEIFKIAARAKWPGSRTSEANQ; this is encoded by the coding sequence GTGAACGCAGAGCACCAAAGCACGACTTCGGTCGATTTGTCCATCGTCATTCCATCATGGAATGAAGCGCACCGGTTACCGGAGACGCTTAGGCGGATTCATGCGTTTCAAAAGTTTATCGGCACGGCTTTCGAGGTTATCGTGGCCGACGACGGCTCCTCTGACGAAACATGTCAGGCAGCTGTTTCATCATGCCCGGGGTTAAGGGTTAAAGTACTCAGTGCAGACCGGCGACGAGGTCCTGGATATGCGGTTAAGCGAGGGGTTCTGGCTGCTAAGGGGCATTATATCTTAATCTCCGATGCGGACGGCCCTGTCCCCTTTGAAGACACCATGATTCTTTGGGACGCACTTCGAGCTGGTGCCGACTTTGCCGCTGGTTCACGAGTCATAGACCCTCGCAGTGTTCTTCAGGCTCAGCCCTATCATCGGATTATTATGGGGAAGGTCTGGCGTCGGGTGACTCAGGCCATCGTACCGACAGGCATCAAGGACACCCAGTGTGGATTCAAGCTCATGAAGAGGCAGTGCGCTCACTCCGTTTTTGAAGCACTGGAGTCGAACGGTTTCGGCTTTCATGTGGAGGCACTGTTTTTAGCTCATCAGCAGGGCTTCAAAGTAGAGGAGCATCCCGTGCGCTGGAAAGATGTGGGCGGAAGCAAGGTGAACCTAATCAAGGATCCCGTGGTTATGTTGGGTGAGATTTTTAAGATAGCGGCTCGCGCCAAGTGGCCGGGCAGCCGAACGAGCGAAGCCAATCAATAG
- a CDS encoding threonylcarbamoyl-AMP synthase produces the protein MFDKAIDKAAGIIREGGVVAFPTETFYGLAVDPGQTSGLSRLIEIKQRDAAKGIPVIAASFADVERNFILPDALRDALESIWPAPLSVALTPREQVSRTLCGDFTSVAVRVSANRLARELAQRSGGLITATSANLSGQPPSQDAQGVMAQLKDTIDYLLDTGKTPGGEPSTIVAFEKGSLRIYRQGRYDVAKLTSLTGLSCLN, from the coding sequence ATGTTTGATAAAGCCATAGATAAGGCAGCCGGGATAATCCGAGAGGGCGGGGTTGTCGCGTTCCCTACGGAGACCTTTTACGGTCTCGCGGTAGATCCCGGTCAAACAAGTGGACTAAGCCGGTTGATTGAAATCAAGCAGCGCGACGCTGCCAAAGGAATCCCTGTAATTGCAGCTAGTTTCGCGGATGTAGAACGCAACTTTATACTGCCAGACGCTCTACGAGATGCGCTAGAAAGCATCTGGCCGGCACCTCTATCTGTCGCTCTCACGCCGCGCGAGCAAGTTTCAAGGACGCTCTGTGGTGATTTCACAAGCGTTGCAGTGCGCGTATCTGCGAACCGGCTTGCGCGTGAACTCGCGCAACGCAGTGGTGGTCTAATCACCGCAACCAGCGCCAATCTCTCCGGACAGCCGCCCAGCCAAGACGCGCAGGGCGTGATGGCCCAGCTCAAGGACACCATCGATTACCTTCTGGATACGGGTAAGACGCCAGGCGGAGAACCATCAACCATCGTGGCATTCGAAAAAGGAAGTCTCCGTATTTATCGCCAAGGTCGGTACGACGTGGCGAAACTGACATCCTTAACGGGGCTTTCATGCCTGAACTAA